GAAATATAAAACTTTTAAAATAATCTCCTTTTTCCAATCTTACCAAGAATTTCTTTTATTGTCTCCCGGATATTATCAGGAGAACCTAAGAAAACCTTAACTTGACAACCTGTTATAGTCTCAATGAGTTCAAGACTTTGGGAATCATTAGGGTCAGCTGTAACTACTGTAAGTTGATTATCTATTTTGGCAATAGGTATTAAGCAACAGACTCTAAGAATTTCTTCAGGGATCTTCTGGACAACTTCGGTGTCAATTGTCTCTGGAATTAAGTAGATGTAAGGGACATTAAGTTGCTTACTTAATGTCCAATTTATAGACCCTTCCTCAACCCTATTATTAATTAACGCCTCTTCCAAACTTATTTTCTTTTCCTCTTGTTCTTTCAACGCATTTTCTAACTGTTTTTCTGTAATTAATCCTTCTGGAATGGCGTACTTCTTCACGCCTTCTAACAATGCCATCTCAGTTTCTAAAGACCTTCTATATTCTTTCTTCACCTCAGGAATTTCTTCCTTTGGTCTACCTAATAGTCTTTCAAGTATTAGGTTTTTATGTTCCAGAGCCTTTTCCACTTCTGAATATAAAATATCATTAGCACTTTCTCTCGTTTTATCAATATACTGCCAGATGCCAAATTCCATTGCTTTACGAACATTCTCTAATGAGCCATAGGCGGTTAAGACAATTATCTGTGTAAATGAGTCTTTGAGTCTAACCACTCTTACTACTTCTAATCCTCCTTCTTCATCTTCTTCCCTCAATTTCATATCAACTACCGCGACATCAAAAGCAGGACTTTTTTCAATAATATCAATTGCCTCCTCCTTGTTATCTACTCCCTCTATTTCATACCCTTTTTCTTTACTCTTTTCAACTATTTCTTTTAATGTAGTTAATTCATCATCAACTATCAAGATTCTCGCCATTAATTTTTCCTCCTTTATTATTTCGGATAACTTTTTATTTAAAAACCTCATCTTCTAAGAGGTCTACTATTCGTGGGTCATGACATCCAAAGTATTTGGAGTCTGGATTATTTTTATCACCTTTAATCATGGATAATGCATCCTGTTTAGTTTTTGCCTCGTGATATGGCCGCTTTGAAGTTAAAGCATCAAATGCATCAGCAACAGCAATTATCCTTGCCTCTATAGAAATATTATCTCCTGTGACTTTACCAGGATACGGTCTTGGTCGTCTGTCTTGAATCCCTTCTGGAGGGTTATACCATTCATGATGTTCTCGCACTATATGAGCTATGGGTGGAAGTTCAGAAGGGGTATTTAGAATACGAAAACCTTCCTCAGGATGTACCTCTATCATTCCCCAGTCTGCGTTAGATAAGCCTATTGGTTTATGAAGTACACTTTGATTTATACCAATCTTACCAATATCATGGACCGCTGAAGCTATTTCGAGTTTGTCAATATCAACTTTCTCTTCTGGATAAGTCTTATTCCATTTTATCCCAATTTTTTTTGAATAGTTTACTACGCGTTGAGAATGGCCATGGAGATATGGGTCACTTGAATCAATAGCTACCTTTAAACATTCAATAAACCCTTTTTTAAAAGTTACTTGCTCTCTCTGTATTCCTACATAGGTTAATGCCTTTTCTACCTCAACATCCAAAGTTTGATTTGCATCATCCATATTTCTATTAATATAACCCCATAATCGTAATAATTTCATAGCCTCACAAACTTTTTCATAATCTCCGTGGGCAGTTAGAACTATTATCTCAGTCAATGTATCTTTTTCCCTAACCGCTTTTGCTACTTCCATGCCACCCTTCTCATCTCCCTCCCTCAATTTCATATCAACTACCACAACATCAAAAGCAGGACTTTTTTTAATAATATCAATTGCCTCCTCCTTGTTATCTACTCCCTCTATCTCATACCCTTTTTCTTTAAACCTCTCAACAATCTCTTTTAATGCAGTTAGGTTATCATCAACTATTAGTATCTTAGACATTAATCTCTCCTCCTTTTCTCTGCCTCACAGGCAGAAAGATTACAAATCTTGCTCCCTTACCAAAAATTCCTTCTTCCTTTATAATTCCTTTATGATGATTGATAATAAGCTCTATGATAGAAAGTCCCAAACCAGTGCCATTTTTCCTTGTAGTGACTAAAGGCTCAAATATCCTTGATTTATCTTTTTCTGCCACACCTATACCTGTATCAATAAATTCTATCATAATGTAGTCCTCTGCTTTTAAATTATAAGAATTACTTTCATTAGAAGGAATAAATTTGGTATTAATTTTGAGTTCTCTTTTCCCATCCTTCAAGTCTATTTTTGATAATAAAGTATTAAAATAATCTGGTGCCATATCCAGCATAAATTGGTCTTTTATCATCCTTCGTAATTCTTCTTCCTCTTTTTGCTCCATCTTTTGTTCCCTGATGAATCTTTTTATATTCATAAAATATTTAGCATTTTGAGCTAATTCTGAAAATGCATCCTTTAGTTTTTCTGAGTCTCCTTCTATAGAATCTAACTTCTCATCAAAATTGAAACTTATTTCTATCTGTTCATTTTCAGGAGAAGGGAATATAGCACTAACTGCTTTATTCAAAATAGAATTTACATTTACTGAGCTAATTCTTATCTCTAAAGGCTTTGCAAACTCAGTAATTTCTCGCACAATTCTCCTTGCAGATTCAATTTCCTCTTTCATATCTTTTATCTTATTTTGAATTTCATTAAGATTATTCTTTGATGAGATTGACTTTCGTAGTTCCTCTAATGCATAAATCTTATTCCCTATCTTATGAGCAACTCTTGCGGCAAGGTCTCGCCATTCAAAGAGTTTCCTTGCTATAAAACTTTCCCGAGTTTCGTCTAATTTTCTATTTGTCTCTCCAAGTTGAAGTTGTATCTTTTCAAATGTCTGAAGATGTAAAATAGGACTTGTTATAGGGTTTATTATTCCATTCAGAAATTCCCTATCTTCCTCAGTAAACTCATTACCTTCCTGAAATCTATTTAAGCCAATTACTCCCCACAGGTTTCCATTATCCATAATAGGAAAACCGAGATAGAATTTTTTTGGTATTACTAATTGCTGTTGTGCTGTTTCTCCTATATCCCCTTCACCAATGTTACACTTATTCTTTACTATATAATATTTATCGTAAGGTATTACATCAGATGGTGTCTTAATCTTCTCCAAAAATAATATATCGTCTTTTTTATCATAAAGATATATAGTACAAACTGCTTTGAAATAATCAGCAAGGGTAGTAGATATATCTTCCAAAAGGTCAACAAGGTTATAAGATTTTATCATTATGTTATTGAATACCTTCAACATCCTTTCTCTTTCCAACTTTTGAATAGCAATAGATATTTGACTACTGAGTATTTCTAATGCTTGCCTATCAAGGTCAGTAATAGAATTGTTTGGATAACTATACTTTTTATCTGCTAACATTATTCCTTTTACCCTACCTGTGATAATTAAAGGGATAATGATAAAGTCATCTGAGCTTAACTCTCCTAAGAGATTTTTCACTGCTGCAATTATATTCTCATCTATATTCCTAATATGAAGTGATTCTTTTTTAGAAATACATTTCTCTCTTAGCACATATGGACAGTTTTTAAGAGGAATTTCTATCTTTTTAAGTTCCTTTGTTATCTTTGTTTCTATTGGGTAATTTTTAATGCTGTTCTCCATAGAGACTCCCATTGAAATTGTCTCCTCCCATTCTTCCTCATTAATTGGTCCAATTCCTTTCTCCCCTATTAACTTTTCCTCCTTTATAAGAAAAATCATTGCTCTATTAAATCCTAATCCTTCACTATGAGTAACACCGGTTAAAAAAATATGGAGTAATTCATTCAAGTCTCTTGCATTATGTAAGTATGTAATTATGTTCTGAATTATCTTTATTTTTTCATCCCACCGAGATGCTGTGATTTTTAATTCATAGAGTTGCAAATTTAATTCATAGAGTTGCAAATTATTAAGGATACCTCCTATATGGTTACATAATTCAAGAAGAATTTCTAACTCTTCTTCAGTATAATAAGGTTCTTCTATCTTCTTCTTTAATCCTAATATCCCCAATAACTCATCTCCATATACTATAGGCACAAATAATTCCATTTCCATCTTTTCAAGGTTTTCTTTAAAATTCTCCCATCTCTTTTTTCCGATCAACCATTTTTTAAAGGCTGGCCATCTTTCTAATCTTTCTTTTAATATCACCTTCTTCTCTTTTTTAAGCCATTCAACAATAATCTCATTTAGTCCAAATATCTCTTCCTTTACCAAAGTATCTACCCCAATACTCCAATTTACTTTATACCTACTTTCCCCCTCTTCTAATAACAGTATAACAATCTTATCCAGAGGCACTACCTGTTTAATGGTGTTTTCAATTATAACAAATAAGGCTTGTTTATTATTTACAGAAAGGGTTTTACTCTTAAAGGCTTCAATTATTTGTTCTAACTCATACCTTCGATAGAATACCCATTTATCAATGAATCTTTTTACCTTCTCATTTTCAAGTAGTTGAAAGGCAATTGTTATTAAAATAGCAGAAACAAAAACAAGGATTATTCCCCATCCTGGAGGAATGAGGAATAATCTTCCGATGCCAATTACAAAAAAAATAATTAAAAAGGATAATAAAAGATAAATACTACCCTTTCTAACTACGATTTCCATTAATCTATATTTAAAGATGGCATAACCGACCATCAAAGGGAAAAAGACAGCCATTAAATGTTCTATTATTAAAGCAGGGAGTTTAAAGATATATACTAACAAAACATTAACTATCCCTCCTATCATAGCTACAACTACTCCAACACTTAATAATATTAATTTTCTCTTCTCCGCTCGTTTTTGTGTTAAAAAACCTTTTCTGACCATTAATACAGTCCCATAGGCTGGAAAAATAAAAAAAACTATAAGAAAGAGGATAAGGATATATAGTGGGGCACTTACTTGGGGATAATAGTATTCAGAAGAAGGAAAATGAACAAGGTCTACATTTATATACATTAGTCCAAGAATTGCTAAAACAACGCTGAAAATATATCCTGCTCTTGATGCCCAGCGATGAATACCTTTATAATTATTTGTAATAATTAATATAAAATGAAAAAAGGTAGAGTAGATAAATGGTATAGCTATTTTAGGGAGTGCCAAATAAAAAGTTTTGGGAAATCCAAAAGATAGAATTGCTAAAAAAGGATTAAATTCTTCTTTAGTTTCAATAAGAGAGACTCCTGCATATTCCAATCCCCAGATGCCTAAACAAAGCCCTAATCCTGCAAATACCCAATTTATAACTCTTTTAGGATTTTGAACCCACACAAAAATAGCTAATCCAAAATTGATGAAAGCGGTAAGGAAATAAAAATTAGCGTAATGAATATTTTGTATATCCAAATTATAGTCCCCTAAATTTAACTATATGATGATGCATCAAAAGAGGTTATTCTACCTCCCCCAGACCTACCTTCCAGAATTCCTTCCCCAAAGGTTTCTTTACCAATACCAATAGGTGAAATTATTCCTCTTCCCGTAATTACTACACGACGCTTTTTTATCAGTTTCTTCTATCATTGAAGTTCACTTATAAATTTACTAATGCTTGATATAATAGTTGACTATTCCTTTCTGCAATCTTTTTTATTTTAAGTGTATAAAAGCATTTGGGGTTTTAAAATAAAAATAGCAGGTTAAATTTATAATGTCCTATCATAATTACATATAATTTAATTTGCCTCAAAAACTACATTTACAATATCATAATTATAAAACATATTATAAAAAAGTCAAGAAAAATTATAAAAAAATTGTTGCATAAATTGAAATTATGTTGTAAAATATAAAAGTTGATATTTGATGATAGAGGAGATAAATATGGATAGGTTAGATAGAATAGAAAAAATATTGAATGAAACTACCAAAGGCTTAAAACTATTAAAAGATAGACAATTAAAGACCGATGAGCAATTAAAAAAGACCGATGAGCAATTAAAAAAGACCGATGAGCAACAGAGAAAGACCGATGAAGAATTGCGAAAGACCGATGAACAGCAAAGAAAGACTAATGAAGAAATATCTCGTGTATCCAGAGAAATCGGTGGAGGATTAGGGAGAATGGCGGAAGGATTAACCGCACCTTCTATCCCTAAGTTATTCGCAGAATTAGGCATAAAAGTAAAACATGTCTTTCAAAGGGTAAGAACTATTGAGGATGGCAAATGTATTGGTGAAATAGATTTGGTCTGTCCCGCGAGAAGAAATGGGAAAGAAGTAGTATTACTTGGAGAGGTAAAGGCACATCTTACCTCAACCGATATAAAAGACTTTTTGCCTTCTATTGAGCATTTCAAAGAATACTTTCCTGAATATAAAGAAGCAGAAATTATCACTTTGGTCTCGGGTATGTATGTGGCTGAAGAGGCAAAAAGATTTGCTTATAAAAAGGGGTGTTATATCCTTGCTCCAGCAGAGGATACAATGCAAATTCTAAATCCTAAGGATTTTAAACCAAAAGTATATTAACTAATGAAATACTTACAAAGAGGAGGTTTTTAAATTATGGCTATAAAAGTAGGAATAAATGGCTTTGGTCGGATTGGAAGGGGGGTTTTAAGGGCAGGAATTGATAATTCAAAAATAGATTTTGTGGCGGTAAATGATGTAACTGATGGGAAAACATTAGCCCATCTCCTTAAATATGACTCAAATTTTGGCATACTTAACAAAGAAGTATCAGCGACGGCAGATTCTATTATCGTTGGTGGTAAGGAAATAAAGGTTCTAAAGGTTAAAGACCCGCAAGAACTGCCCTGGAAGGATTTAGGGGTAGAGATAGTTATAGAATCAACCGGACATTTTACAGATAGAGAATCTGCTTCAAAACACTTGCAAGCGGGTGCGAAAAAGGTGATTATCAGTGCCCCGGCGAAGAATGAAGACATTACAATTGTGCTTGGTGTAAATGAGGACAAATACAACCAAAACTCCCACCACATCATCTCTAATGCCTCCTGCACCACGAATTGTTTAGCCCCGATAGTAAAGGTATTGCTGGATAATTTTGGGATAAAGCGGGGATTAATGACGACCATTCATTCTTACACAAATGACCAGCGAATTCTTGACTTACCACATAAAGATTTACGACGGGCAAGAGCCGCGGCTATATCTATGATTCCTACCACTACCGGCGCCGCAAAAGCCATTGGATTGGTTATTCCAGAACTAAAAGGCAAACTGCACGGCATTGCCATTAGAGTGCCAACTCCTAATGTTTCATTGGTAGATTTGGTTGTGGAGGTCGAAAAGGATGTAACTAAGGAAGAGGTAAATGCGGCAGTTAAATCTGCGGCTCAAGGAAAATTAAATAAATATTTAGAATATTGTGAGTTACCTTTAGTCTCAACGGATTTTAACGGTAACCCTAAATCCGCTATATTCGACCCGGAATATACCACAGTGATGGAGAATAACTTAATTAAGGTTTTAGCCTGGTATGATAACGAATGGGGGTATTCTTGCCGCGTGGTGGATTTGATTGAGTATATAATGAGTTAAACAAATTTAAGGAGGACAAATATGGATTTTAATAAATTAACTATTGAGGATGTGGAGATAAAAGGAAAACGCGTATTAATTCGTGTGGATTTTAATGTACCTTTAGATAATGGAGGGAATATTAGTGATGATACAAAGATAACCGCTTATCTACCCACAATAAATTATGCCTTATCCCACGAGGCAAAAGTTATCCTGATGTCGCATTTAGGCAGACCTAAAGGAAAGGTGGTGGAAAAATTAAGTCTGGCACCTGTAGCTTCAAGATTGAGTGAACTACTTAAAATAAAGATCAATTTTGTAAATGAATGTCTAGGAGAAAAAGTAAGAGAGGTGGTGATGGCGATGCACCCCAAAGAGATAGTTCTTTTAGAAAATTTGAGGTTTCATCCAGAGGAAGAAACAAACGACCC
This is a stretch of genomic DNA from bacterium. It encodes these proteins:
- a CDS encoding response regulator, translated to MARILIVDDELTTLKEIVEKSKEKGYEIEGVDNKEEAIDIIEKSPAFDVAVVDMKLREEDEEGGLEVVRVVRLKDSFTQIIVLTAYGSLENVRKAMEFGIWQYIDKTRESANDILYSEVEKALEHKNLILERLLGRPKEEIPEVKKEYRRSLETEMALLEGVKKYAIPEGLITEKQLENALKEQEEKKISLEEALINNRVEEGSINWTLSKQLNVPYIYLIPETIDTEVVQKIPEEILRVCCLIPIAKIDNQLTVVTADPNDSQSLELIETITGCQVKVFLGSPDNIRETIKEILGKIGKRRLF
- a CDS encoding HD domain-containing phosphohydrolase is translated as MSKILIVDDNLTALKEIVERFKEKGYEIEGVDNKEEAIDIIKKSPAFDVVVVDMKLREGDEKGGMEVAKAVREKDTLTEIIVLTAHGDYEKVCEAMKLLRLWGYINRNMDDANQTLDVEVEKALTYVGIQREQVTFKKGFIECLKVAIDSSDPYLHGHSQRVVNYSKKIGIKWNKTYPEEKVDIDKLEIASAVHDIGKIGINQSVLHKPIGLSNADWGMIEVHPEEGFRILNTPSELPPIAHIVREHHEWYNPPEGIQDRRPRPYPGKVTGDNISIEARIIAVADAFDALTSKRPYHEAKTKQDALSMIKGDKNNPDSKYFGCHDPRIVDLLEDEVFK
- a CDS encoding GAF domain-containing protein — protein: MDIQNIHYANFYFLTAFINFGLAIFVWVQNPKRVINWVFAGLGLCLGIWGLEYAGVSLIETKEEFNPFLAILSFGFPKTFYLALPKIAIPFIYSTFFHFILIITNNYKGIHRWASRAGYIFSVVLAILGLMYINVDLVHFPSSEYYYPQVSAPLYILILFLIVFFIFPAYGTVLMVRKGFLTQKRAEKRKLILLSVGVVVAMIGGIVNVLLVYIFKLPALIIEHLMAVFFPLMVGYAIFKYRLMEIVVRKGSIYLLLSFLIIFFVIGIGRLFLIPPGWGIILVFVSAILITIAFQLLENEKVKRFIDKWVFYRRYELEQIIEAFKSKTLSVNNKQALFVIIENTIKQVVPLDKIVILLLEEGESRYKVNWSIGVDTLVKEEIFGLNEIIVEWLKKEKKVILKERLERWPAFKKWLIGKKRWENFKENLEKMEMELFVPIVYGDELLGILGLKKKIEEPYYTEEELEILLELCNHIGGILNNLQLYELNLQLYELKITASRWDEKIKIIQNIITYLHNARDLNELLHIFLTGVTHSEGLGFNRAMIFLIKEEKLIGEKGIGPINEEEWEETISMGVSMENSIKNYPIETKITKELKKIEIPLKNCPYVLREKCISKKESLHIRNIDENIIAAVKNLLGELSSDDFIIIPLIITGRVKGIMLADKKYSYPNNSITDLDRQALEILSSQISIAIQKLERERMLKVFNNIMIKSYNLVDLLEDISTTLADYFKAVCTIYLYDKKDDILFLEKIKTPSDVIPYDKYYIVKNKCNIGEGDIGETAQQQLVIPKKFYLGFPIMDNGNLWGVIGLNRFQEGNEFTEEDREFLNGIINPITSPILHLQTFEKIQLQLGETNRKLDETRESFIARKLFEWRDLAARVAHKIGNKIYALEELRKSISSKNNLNEIQNKIKDMKEEIESARRIVREITEFAKPLEIRISSVNVNSILNKAVSAIFPSPENEQIEISFNFDEKLDSIEGDSEKLKDAFSELAQNAKYFMNIKRFIREQKMEQKEEEELRRMIKDQFMLDMAPDYFNTLLSKIDLKDGKRELKINTKFIPSNESNSYNLKAEDYIMIEFIDTGIGVAEKDKSRIFEPLVTTRKNGTGLGLSIIELIINHHKGIIKEEGIFGKGARFVIFLPVRQRKGGEINV
- the gap gene encoding type I glyceraldehyde-3-phosphate dehydrogenase: MAIKVGINGFGRIGRGVLRAGIDNSKIDFVAVNDVTDGKTLAHLLKYDSNFGILNKEVSATADSIIVGGKEIKVLKVKDPQELPWKDLGVEIVIESTGHFTDRESASKHLQAGAKKVIISAPAKNEDITIVLGVNEDKYNQNSHHIISNASCTTNCLAPIVKVLLDNFGIKRGLMTTIHSYTNDQRILDLPHKDLRRARAAAISMIPTTTGAAKAIGLVIPELKGKLHGIAIRVPTPNVSLVDLVVEVEKDVTKEEVNAAVKSAAQGKLNKYLEYCELPLVSTDFNGNPKSAIFDPEYTTVMENNLIKVLAWYDNEWGYSCRVVDLIEYIMS